One window from the genome of Alnus glutinosa chromosome 13, dhAlnGlut1.1, whole genome shotgun sequence encodes:
- the LOC133853922 gene encoding uncharacterized protein LOC133853922, with amino-acid sequence MDYVRMMLLEDSDSEDELELLTAIVLAHKYFNREGGSTSRRGSVRGRTYIDRDFLQGHQRLFLDYFADSPVYPPKVFRRRFRMHRHLFRRIQSAVEVYDPYFVQTRNCAGTLGLSSLQKITTAFRMLTYGVAADYMDEYVRIGKTTAIESLEKFVKAVVSIYSNNYLRSPNIDDVAKLLEVGERRGFPGMLGSIDCMHWKWKNCPTRWKGMFSRHCHEPTMILEVVASQDLWIWHAFFGLPGSQNDINVLEQSSIFSVLTEGCAPPANYSVNGHNYTLGYYLADGIYPQRSAFVKTIACPQGKKAKQFAASQESTRKDVERAFEVLQARFAIIRGPTRGWNREMLKYIMKACIILHNMIIEDERNTNDAIDFEYEQIEETPHIQISREYTPEFVEFIQRHLSTRDNQTHSQLKFDLIEHLWQLHLKNC; translated from the coding sequence ATGGATTATGTGAGAATGATGCTCCTTGAAGACTCGGACTCCGAAGATGAGTTGGAGCTACTTACCGCAATTGTTTTGGCACATAAATATTTCAATAGAGAGGGAGGATCCACTTCACGTCGTGGTTCTGTTCGAGGACGTACATACATTGATCGTGATTTTTTGCAAGGCCACCAAAGACTTTTTCTCGATTATTTTGCTGATTCACCAGTATATCCTCCAAAAGTATTTCGAAGGAGGTTTCGAATGCATCGTCATCTTTTTCGTCGTATTCAATCTGCGGTAGAAGTTTATGATCCTTACTTTGTCCAGACAAGGAATTGTGCTGGAACACTCGGTTTGTCTTCCCTTCAAAAAATAACTACCGCATTTAGAATGCTCACTTATGGAGTAGCAGCTGACTACATGGACGAGTATGTGAGGATTGGAAAAACCACTGCAATAGAATCTCTAGAAAAATTTGTTAAAGCAGTGGTTTCAATTTATTCCAACAATTACTTAAGGTCTCCAAACATTGATGATGTTGCTAAATTGCTGGAAGTTGGTGAAAGACGGGGTTTTCCAGGAATGCTGGGAAGTATTGATTGCATGCATTGGAAATGGAAGAATTGCCCAACTAGGTGGAAAGGTATGTTTTCTCGTCATTGCCATGAACCAACAATGATTTTGGAAGTAGTGGCTTCACAAGATCTATGGATATGGCATGCGTTTTTTGGGTTACCAGGTTCTCAGAATGACATCAATGTTCTAGAACAATCTTCTATATTTTCTGTGCTCACTGAAGGGTGTGCACCTCCAGCCAATTACTCAGTCAATGGTCATAACTACACATTAGGATACTATCTTGCTGATGGTATATATCCACAGAGGTCAGCCTTTGTAAAGACAATTGCATGTCCACAAGGAAAAAAGGCCAAACAATTTGCTGCATCCCAAGAGTCAACAAGAAAGGATGTGGAACGCGCATTTGAAGTACTTCAAGCACGATTCGCAATCATTCGTGGACCTACACGTGGTTGGAACCGTGAAATGCTCAAATACATTATGAAAGCGTGCATAATACTGCATAACATGATCATTGAAGACGAGAGAAATACTAATGATGCTATTGACTTTGAATATGAACAAATCGAAGAAACTCCCCATATACAGATTTCTCGTGAGTATACCCCTGAATTTGTGGAGTTCATTCAAAGGCATTTGAGCACTAGAGACAATCAAACTCATTCTCAGCTCAAATTTGACCTTATTGAGCACTTGTGGCAATTGCATCTTAAGAATTGTTAG
- the LOC133855071 gene encoding uncharacterized protein LOC133855071, protein MARNEEKAQSMLNRFITLKAEEKKKPKERRPFLASECRDLAEADRWRQQIMREIGRKVAEIQNEGLGEHRLRDLNDEINKLIREKSHWERRIVELGGPNYAKHAAKMTDLEGNIVDVPNPSGRGPGYRYFGAAKKLPGVRELFEKPPELRKRRTRYDIYKRIDASYYGYRDEEDGVLEKVEGPAEEKMRAEAVEEWRRVEEVRREARKAVKSGEVVSVAKEVLFEGMEEEVEEEDRRNREKVEKEEMEREGRREFVAHVPLPDEKEIERMVLEKKKMELLSKYVSEGLLEEQSEAKAMLNIQR, encoded by the coding sequence ATGGCTCGTAATGAAGAGAAAGCCCAGTCAATGCTGAACAGATTCATTACGCTCAAAGCtgaggaaaaaaagaagccaaaagagCGTCGTCCCTTCCTTGCCTCTGAATGCCGTGACCTCGCTGAGGCTGACAGGTGGCGCCAGCAGATCATGCGCGAGATCGGCCGCAAGGTTGCTGAAATCCAAAACGAAGGCCTTGGTGAGCACCGCCTCCGTGACCTTAATGACGAGATTAACAAACTAATCCGGGAAAAATCCCATTGGGAACGACGCATTGTCGAGCTTGGTGGGCCCAATTATGCCAAACATGCCGCTAAAATGACGGACCTAGAAGGAAACATAGTGGATGTTCCTAACCCTAGCGGACGTGGGCCAGGATACCGATACTTTGGGGCAGCAAAGAAGTTGCCAGGAGTGAGGGAGCTGTTTGAGAAACCTCCAGAGTTGAGAAAAAGGAGGACTCGGTATGATATATATAAGAGGATCGACGCGAGTTATTATGGGTATAGGGATGAGGAGGATGGGGTGTTGGAGAAGGTGGAGGGGCCAGCAGAGGAGAAGATGAGAGCAGAGGCAGTAGAGGAGTGGAGGAGAGTGGAGGAGGTGAGGAGGGAGGCAAGGAAGGCAGTGAAGAGTGGGGAGGTGGTGAGTGTGGCGAAGGAGGTGTTGTTTGAGGGaatggaggaggaggtggaaGAAGAGGATAGGAGGAATAGGGAGAAAGTGGAgaaggaggagatggagagGGAAGGGAGGAGGGAATTTGTGGCGCACGTGCCATTGCCAGATGAGAAGGAAATAGAGAGAATGGttttggagaagaagaagatggagctGTTGAGTAAGTATGTGAGTGAGGGGTTGTTAGAGGAGCAGAGTGAGGCCAAAGCTATGCTTAATATTCAGCGCTAG